A window of the Trichoderma asperellum chromosome 6, complete sequence genome harbors these coding sequences:
- a CDS encoding uncharacterized protein (EggNog:ENOG41~TransMembrane:1 (i12-30o)) → MLLNFGNNKYAVHSLLGGSILFISLLIYVWNFHLLPGPGDLRGHRGPGGPPPPHPPHPPPPPPPPPPGGPGRPHGPGGDKARPPKKPVDDKCPKGTLRHGNSTYCVPTEIGGVTWKRPAEAKKIMGLIFYGRRSTVSILDCYLKRNLAKNGGLLDGVIFLQRTKKEKDIKFLEKLLASEPDYEKWDIDMSEGGYASSYDLIQDDVLYVKMDDDIVYIEDSVIPSIVTTRAEHPEYYVVSANVINQPLISWIHWNLGAIKPYMPEINKAYPAPKPGSKLDWRPSALPSWDGPDDFNVIDWNPPDHQKHRWLPMKGRNDHILDRTPIAETEYDAFGKGWKKWQIAAQEHYSLFDNIENDSLDQYRFKTWDFQLRRMGIQFTVMMGKDINQAKPIDADDEQHFAVTMPERTGRHAVADGGGVVAHFSFGAQAGEERIEQTDILERYRVYAEDMICKDPMLWDPIMNKHSD, encoded by the exons ATGCTGCTGAATTTCGGCAACAACAAGTACGCCGTGCACTCGCTGCTCGGCGGctccatcctcttcatctcgctGCTGATCTACGTCTGGAACTTCCATCTGCTTCCCGGGCCAGGCGATCTCCGCGGCCATAGAGGACCAGGagggccaccaccaccacatcctcctcatcctcctcctcctccacctcctccaccgccgGGAGGGCCAGGACGGCCACATGGGCCGGGGGGCGACAAAGCGAGACCGCCAAAGAAACCCGTGGATGACAAGTGTCCCAAGGGCACGCTGCGGCACGGAAACTCGACATACTGCGTTCCCACCGAGATTGGCGGCGTCACCTGGAAGCGTCCGGccgaggcgaagaagatcaTGGGCCTCATCTTCTACGGCCGTCGCTCCACCGTTTCGATTCTGGATTGTTATCTAAAG CGCAATTTGGCCAAGAACGGCGGCCTCCTCGACGGTGTCATCTTCCTTCAGCGGActaagaaagagaaagacatCAAGTTCCTCGAAAAACTGCTAGCGAGCGAGCCCGATTACGAAAAATGGGACATTGACATGAGCGAGGGCGGCTATGCCTCCTCCTACGATCTCATCCAAGATGACGTCTTGTATGTCAAGATGGACGACGATATA GTCTACATCGAAGACTCCGTCATCCCCTCCATTGTCACCACCCGAGCTGAACACCCCGAATACTACGTCGTTTCCGCCAATGTCATCAACCAACCGCTTATTAGCTGGATTCACTGGAACCTTGGCGCCATTAAGCCCTACATGCCCGAGATTAACAAGGCCTACCCTGCGCCCAAGCCCGGCAGCAAGTTGGACTGGCGACCATCTGCGTTGCCCTCCTGGGATGGGCCCGACGATTTCAATGTCATTGACTGGAATCCTCCCGACCACCAGAAGCACCGATGGCTACCCATGAAGGGCCGCAACGACCACATCCTTGACCGCACTCCCATTGCCGAGACGGAATACGACGCTTTTGGAAAGGGCTGGAAGAAGTGGCAGATTGCCGCTCAAGAGCACTACAGCCTGTTTGACAATATCGAGAACGATAGCCTGGACCAGTATCGTTTCAAGACTTGGGATTTCCAGCTGAGGCGCATGGGAATTCAGTTTACTGTCATGATGGGCAAGGATATCAATCAGGCCAAGCCAATTGACGCCGACGACGAGCAGCATTTTGCCGTCACCATGCCTGAGAGGACTGGAAGAC ACGCTGTTGCTGATGGCGGTGGTGTCGTTGCCCACTTCAGCTTTGGTGCCCAAGCTGGCGAAGAACGAATCGAACAGACAGACATTCTCGAGCGCTACCGAGTCTACGCCGAAGACATGATTTGCAAAGACCCCATGCTGTGGGACCCCATCATGAATAAGCACTCAGATTAA
- a CDS encoding uncharacterized protein (TransMembrane:5 (i7-30o50-68i75-92o112-128i140-164o)~EggNog:ENOG41~CAZy:GT90): MEDGVDIAAFMSKLSLIAAGSILLLSFPSWLSDSEFVMAFRFRALDNRDFAIDGFLAAIGILCGISLLSSLHPACLALLVTTATFMGLQIPLRRVISVLPSSSYDELTKHTALAILVAVPLWYLAIRVHHAEDSATSRELFKWLIICSSGFALLALETVTRLLFFKHSSMVSVDVAINSLVSEASAQAFSWELQAAVSLSLADAASEYTKRYGIPPPPHFDKWYEFASGHNSAVVDDFDQINNDLLPFWGLDPGRIREQTTRVFKYGSSEMGGMRIRNGSVEQSPYIPGSHRWMTDSFQKMIEPFAQWLPDMDIAINLADECRMAVPFDQMKQLKANARKNRDKVKGQKKQKGWPSSQFSHSAWPKDFPEPLPRATNGRKDAIDPKFTNNIRRPIFYDFVAPSCSLDSAVNSGRWWDWSKLCVNCISPHSVLTSSGVLLANTSLAHDLCHQPDAAYLDGFLNSPSAMIGTKVFFPIFSQARVGGFSDILIPSPWNFDEKSAFKEDRGVAWEEKENGLFWRGSRSDGFSAHGRWPGFLRPRFVHEAYDKTISLQSSGTKSSMSVNVSFIGQVSKCDGRDCAAESELYEKWGLATMSKVPVTTEAKQLPPSVPFEEHWRYRHLMDMDGAGFSGRFLPFLESRSLPYRAAVFRTWYDERLQAWHHYVPADLRLGSGFWSVFEFFSGGPNDKNGQGPDMAKKIAEQGREWTRKALRKEDMQIYMFRLLLEWGRITHDEREDLGFTI, from the coding sequence ATGGAGGACGGTGTCGATATAGCTGCCTTCATGAGTAAACTCTCGCTTATCGCGGCAGGAAGTATTttacttctctcttttccttcctgGCTTTCTGACTCGGAATTTGTCATGGCATTCCGCTTTCGAGCCCTTGATAACCGAGATTTTGCAATTGATGGGTTCTTGGCAGCTATTGGAATACTGTGCGGCATATCACTGCTGTCTTCTTTACATCCAGCATGTCTTGCCCTTCTCGTGACAACTGCCACATTTATGGGCTTACAGATACCGCTTCGGAGAGTTATTTCGGTTCTACCATCCTCATCTTATGACGAGCTTACAAAACACACGGCTCTTGCGATTCTTGTAGCGGTGCCCTTATGGTATCTTGCTATTCGTGTTCACCATGCTGAAGATTCTGCTACGTCGCGGGAATTATTCAAGTGGCTTATCATCTGCAGTAGTGGATTTGCACTCCTTGCCTTGGAAACAGTAACgcggctgctcttctttaAGCACTCGTCTATGGTTTCAGTTGATGTAGCCATTAATTCACTTGTTTCAGAAGCGTCAGCACAAGCTTTCTCATGGGAATTGCAAGCAGCAGTTAGTCTATCATTGGCCGACGCTGCGAGTGAATACACGAAGAGATATGGCATCCCACCCCCACCACATTTTGACAAATGGTATGAGTTCGCCAGCGGACATAATTCTGCCGTTGTCGATGACTTTGATCAGATTAACAACGATTTGCTCCCATTCTGGGGACTAGATCCTGGACGTATACGTGAGCAGACCACCAGGGTCTTCAAATATGGAAGCTCTGAAATGGGCGGCATGCGCATTAGGAATGGATCCGTGGAGCAGTCGCCGTATATACCAGGATCGCATCGCTGGATGACGGACTCTTTCCAAAAGATGATTGAACCTTTCGCTCAATGGCTGCCTGATATGGATATAGCCATCAATCTCGCGGACGAGTGTCGTATGGCAGTTCCATTCGACCAAATGAAACAACTAAAAGCCAACGCCCGAAAGAATAGAGATAAAGTGAAAGGccaaaagaaacagaagggTTGGCCAAGCAGTCAATTTTCACATTCTGCATGGCCCAAGGATTTCCCAGAGCCATTACCTCGAGCAACAAATGGCAGAAAAGATGCTATCGATCCCAAATTCACGAACAATATTCGAAGACCAATCTTTTACGATTTTGTTGCCCCCTCATGCTCACTAGATTCTGCCGTGAATTCTGGGCGGTGGTGGGATTGGAGTAAACTCTGTGTTAACTGTATAAGTCCACATTCTGTATTGACGAGCAGCGGTGTATTGCTGGCAAACACATCACTTGCTCACGATCTTTGCCACCAGCCAGATGCCGCATATTTGGATGGGTTTCTCAACTCGCCATCTGCTATGATAGGCACGAAAGTCTTCTTCCCCATATTTAGCCAAGCACGTGTTGGTGGCTTCTCAGACATTTTGATTCCATCACCATGGAATTTCGACGAGAAAAGTGCATTCAAAGAGGACAGAGGCGTGGCGtgggaggagaaagaaaatggcctTTTCTGGCGTGGATCGCGGTCTGATGGCTTCTCGGCTCATGGACGATGGCCAGGATTCTTACGGCCAAGGTTTGTGCATGAAGCTTACGATAAAACGATATCATTGCAATCTTCTGGTACAAAGTCTTCAATGAGTGTCAATGTTTCTTTTATTGGACAAGTATCTAAATGCGACGGAAGAGACTGTGCCGCTGAATCAGAGCTTTATGAGAAATGGGGTCTAGCGACAATGAGCAAGGTTCCAGTCACCACAGAAGCTAAACAGCTCCCTCCCAGCGTTCCATTTGAGGAACATTGGCGATACCGTCATTTGATGGACATGGACGGCGCAGGTTTTAGCGGCCgctttcttcccttcttggAGAGCCGCAGCTTGCCCTATCGCGCAGCCGTCTTTCGCACTTGGTACGACGAACGACTCCAAGCTTGGCATCATTACGTCCCTGCAGATCTGAGGCTCGGCTCGGGATTTTGGTCCGTTTTCGAGTTTTTCAGTGGAGGTCCTAATGACAAGAACGGTCAAGGACCTGACATGGCTAAGAAGATTGCTGAGCAAGGTAGAGAATGGACGCGCAAAGCGCTGAGAAAGGAAGATATGCAGATTTACATGTTTCGCTTGCTATTAGAATGGGGGAGAATCACACATGATGAAAGAGAGGATCTGGGTTTTACAATATAG
- a CDS encoding uncharacterized protein (EggNog:ENOG41~TransMembrane:6 (n3-12c17/18o41-58i114-137o157-175i182-199o219-235i247-271o)~CAZy:GT90): protein MQAFLPLFTFIIDAVRPLYTPSRSQYGSLNRPQTQWSIPSKSQIIFTFLAIVWPLFVLSSEESSITATGTICPIGWRWERFVPLIQLFNSVLDAAIISCTSHLARAAMEDGVDIAAFMSKLSLIAAGSILLLSFPSWLSDSEFVMAFRFRALDNRDFAIDGFLAAIGILCGISLLSSLHPACLALLVTTATFMGLQIPLRRVISVLPSSSYDELTKHTALAILVAVPLWYLAIRVHHAEDSATSRELFKWLIICSSGFALLALETVTRLLFFKHSSMVSVDVAINSLVSEASAQAFSWELQAAVSLSLADAASEYTKRYGIPPPPHFDKWYEFASGHNSAVVDDFDQINNDLLPFWGLDPGRIREQTTRVFKYGSSEMGGMRIRNGSVEQSPYIPGSHRWMTDSFQKMIEPFAQWLPDMDIAINLADECRMAVPFDQMKQLKANARKNRDKVKGQKKQKGWPSSQFSHSAWPKDFPEPLPRATNGRKDAIDPKFTNNIRRPIFYDFVAPSCSLDSAVNSGRWWDWSKLCVNCISPHSVLTSSGVLLANTSLAHDLCHQPDAAYLDGFLNSPSAMIGTKVFFPIFSQARVGGFSDILIPSPWNFDEKSAFKEDRGVAWEEKENGLFWRGSRSDGFSAHGRWPGFLRPRFVHEAYDKTISLQSSGTKSSMSVNVSFIGQVSKCDGRDCAAESELYEKWGLATMSKVPVTTEAKQLPPSVPFEEHWRYRHLMDMDGAGFSGRFLPFLESRSLPYRAAVFRTWYDERLQAWHHYVPADLRLGSGFWSVFEFFSGGPNDKNGQGPDMAKKIAEQGREWTRKALRKEDMQIYMFRLLLEWGRITHDEREDLGFTI, encoded by the coding sequence ATGCAGGCATTTCTACCTCTTTTCACCTTTATCATAGATGCAGTAAGACCTCTATACACTCCATCGAGGTCACAATATGGCAGCCTCAATAGACCGCAGACACAGTGGTCTATACCGTCAAAATCGCAAATCATATTCACCTTTCTCGCCATAGTATGGCCTCTATTTGTATTGTCCTCGGAAGAAAGCTCCATCACTGCCACCGGCACTATTTGCCCCATTGGATGGCGATGGGAACGCTTCGTTCCTCTCATTCAGCTGTTCAATAGCGTACTCGATGCCGCCATTATAAGCTGTACATCTCATCTGGCTCGTGCCGCGATGGAGGACGGTGTCGATATAGCTGCCTTCATGAGTAAACTCTCGCTTATCGCGGCAGGAAGTATTttacttctctcttttccttcctgGCTTTCTGACTCGGAATTTGTCATGGCATTCCGCTTTCGAGCCCTTGATAACCGAGATTTTGCAATTGATGGGTTCTTGGCAGCTATTGGAATACTGTGCGGCATATCACTGCTGTCTTCTTTACATCCAGCATGTCTTGCCCTTCTCGTGACAACTGCCACATTTATGGGCTTACAGATACCGCTTCGGAGAGTTATTTCGGTTCTACCATCCTCATCTTATGACGAGCTTACAAAACACACGGCTCTTGCGATTCTTGTAGCGGTGCCCTTATGGTATCTTGCTATTCGTGTTCACCATGCTGAAGATTCTGCTACGTCGCGGGAATTATTCAAGTGGCTTATCATCTGCAGTAGTGGATTTGCACTCCTTGCCTTGGAAACAGTAACgcggctgctcttctttaAGCACTCGTCTATGGTTTCAGTTGATGTAGCCATTAATTCACTTGTTTCAGAAGCGTCAGCACAAGCTTTCTCATGGGAATTGCAAGCAGCAGTTAGTCTATCATTGGCCGACGCTGCGAGTGAATACACGAAGAGATATGGCATCCCACCCCCACCACATTTTGACAAATGGTATGAGTTCGCCAGCGGACATAATTCTGCCGTTGTCGATGACTTTGATCAGATTAACAACGATTTGCTCCCATTCTGGGGACTAGATCCTGGACGTATACGTGAGCAGACCACCAGGGTCTTCAAATATGGAAGCTCTGAAATGGGCGGCATGCGCATTAGGAATGGATCCGTGGAGCAGTCGCCGTATATACCAGGATCGCATCGCTGGATGACGGACTCTTTCCAAAAGATGATTGAACCTTTCGCTCAATGGCTGCCTGATATGGATATAGCCATCAATCTCGCGGACGAGTGTCGTATGGCAGTTCCATTCGACCAAATGAAACAACTAAAAGCCAACGCCCGAAAGAATAGAGATAAAGTGAAAGGccaaaagaaacagaagggTTGGCCAAGCAGTCAATTTTCACATTCTGCATGGCCCAAGGATTTCCCAGAGCCATTACCTCGAGCAACAAATGGCAGAAAAGATGCTATCGATCCCAAATTCACGAACAATATTCGAAGACCAATCTTTTACGATTTTGTTGCCCCCTCATGCTCACTAGATTCTGCCGTGAATTCTGGGCGGTGGTGGGATTGGAGTAAACTCTGTGTTAACTGTATAAGTCCACATTCTGTATTGACGAGCAGCGGTGTATTGCTGGCAAACACATCACTTGCTCACGATCTTTGCCACCAGCCAGATGCCGCATATTTGGATGGGTTTCTCAACTCGCCATCTGCTATGATAGGCACGAAAGTCTTCTTCCCCATATTTAGCCAAGCACGTGTTGGTGGCTTCTCAGACATTTTGATTCCATCACCATGGAATTTCGACGAGAAAAGTGCATTCAAAGAGGACAGAGGCGTGGCGtgggaggagaaagaaaatggcctTTTCTGGCGTGGATCGCGGTCTGATGGCTTCTCGGCTCATGGACGATGGCCAGGATTCTTACGGCCAAGGTTTGTGCATGAAGCTTACGATAAAACGATATCATTGCAATCTTCTGGTACAAAGTCTTCAATGAGTGTCAATGTTTCTTTTATTGGACAAGTATCTAAATGCGACGGAAGAGACTGTGCCGCTGAATCAGAGCTTTATGAGAAATGGGGTCTAGCGACAATGAGCAAGGTTCCAGTCACCACAGAAGCTAAACAGCTCCCTCCCAGCGTTCCATTTGAGGAACATTGGCGATACCGTCATTTGATGGACATGGACGGCGCAGGTTTTAGCGGCCgctttcttcccttcttggAGAGCCGCAGCTTGCCCTATCGCGCAGCCGTCTTTCGCACTTGGTACGACGAACGACTCCAAGCTTGGCATCATTACGTCCCTGCAGATCTGAGGCTCGGCTCGGGATTTTGGTCCGTTTTCGAGTTTTTCAGTGGAGGTCCTAATGACAAGAACGGTCAAGGACCTGACATGGCTAAGAAGATTGCTGAGCAAGGTAGAGAATGGACGCGCAAAGCGCTGAGAAAGGAAGATATGCAGATTTACATGTTTCGCTTGCTATTAGAATGGGGGAGAATCACACATGATGAAAGAGAGGATCTGGGTTTTACAATATAG
- a CDS encoding uncharacterized protein (SECRETED:SignalP(1-31)~EggNog:ENOG41) — MSIYGPRRLTAVASAFAAVLCLELLSLPVEALSKPSWRDPFVPIDPQVWVNPDDMTWDDFKAPPGTQWNDATKKGSSRNFNIALIAVDYSDETFVVTRAPNSTVFGNPLPIVSGIAREDVPAYYRDLLNKPTDLNRGHTMHEYWMEDSHGRYGVDLTAFGPYRMPALSYQYGVDDGFNPGACPGNSSACNRDIRTDAYAAWRAEVGNSTSNSFELVFILSAGQDESSTWQEFGEMKFSSPEDVPDEFGPPKNANGSSSLPNYASTRYVPWTSWASASTIWPNAGGGSSTQCESSGMGTYAHELSHLLNIGDNYNNPYGIPLRRSYTGPYSMMSRGSFNGPGGPHTRYQIPALQGGSMGSLHTVRDKLVLGLISNDTIVRISRDALAQSGPVVAQITARSVVSELIGLRVDISRDLSPACNISTDVLCDGGGYNTYDIEVIDRMGADSFQPDSGVMISKTRNSNSQPFQWTIDANPQDIKLVDFMRPNGTAAMITMGDYRQLADALFHAGTRSGSKYEFVDEANSLHFYILDVHRDESGVLSYIVGARSLADASSSEYGVRMTSGVPLVRDKSSSVTRGIFCEFELTNNGTYHGSHKGHAQVLSDHVEWDIFRLEADIKGAGWKAVLPKAVIPLKYGQAAKAYVAVVADVDAKDAVGVVKLTATSESDPDVVATSFCKVDKHRVGERLVLN; from the coding sequence ATGTCTATCTACGGGCCGCGCCGCCTCACGGCAGTGGCTTCTGCTTTTGCAGCAGTGCTgtgtcttgagcttcttagTCTCCCAGTCGAGGCGTTGTCGAAACCCTCATGGAGAGATCCATTTGTGCCTATCGATCCCCAAGTCTGGGTAAACCCCGATGACATGACTTGGGACGACTTCAAGGCGCCGCCCGGTACTCAATGGAACGATGCGACAAAAAAAGGTTCGAGTCGCAACTTCAACATCGCTTTGATAGCAGTCGACTACAGCGATGAGACTTTTGTTGTCACTAGGGCGCCCAATTCGACTGTCTTTGGTAACCCCTTGCCGATAGTATCTGGTATCGCGAGAGAAGATGTACCCGCGTACTATCGCGATTTACTGAACAAGCCTACCGACCTGAACCGCGGGCACACAATGCATGAGTATTGGATGGAAGATTCTCATGGAAGATATGGTGTCGACTTGACGGCATTTGGGCCGTACCGCATGCCTGCTTTATCGTACCAGTACGGTGTAGACGACGGCTTCAATCCTGGAGCGTGCCCTGGGAACAGCAGCGCTTGCAACCGCGATATTCGAACCGATGCTTACGCAGCTTGGCGAGCAGAGGTGGGAAATAGTACGAGTAATTCGTTCGAGCTCGTATTCATACTTTCCGCTGGACAAGATGAGTCGTCAACCTGGCAAGAGTTTGGCGAGATGAAGTTCTCATCACCGGAGGATGTCCCTGACGAATTTGGACCGCCGAAGAACGCCAACGGCTCTTCGTCGCTGCCCAATTATGCATCGACTAGATATGTTCCCTGGACTTCGTGGGCATCGGCATCTACCATTTGGCCAAACGCGGGTGGCGGTTCATCGACTCAGTGTGAAAGCTCGGGAATGGGAACCTATGCCCATGAGCTCAGTCACCTGTTGAATATCGGCGACAATTATAATAATCCGTACGGTATCCCTCTGCGGCGAAGTTATACCGGGCCGTACTCAATGATGTCTCGAGGATCGTTCAATGGCCCCGGCGGTCCACACACACGGTATCAAATACCGGCGCTACAGGGAGGGTCAATGGGTTCCTTGCATACGGTTAGAGACAAGCTTGTTCTGGGACTCATCTCCAATGATACCATTGTTCGTATATCGAGAGATGCCTTGGCACAATCGGGCCCTGTTGTGGCACAAATCACTGCCCGATCTGTCGTGTCCGAACTCATTGGCCTGAGGGTCGACATTAGTCGAGATCTATCGCCAGCATGCAATATTTCTACCGACGTGCTTTGCGATGGAGGTGGCTACAACACTTATGATATAGAAGTTATTGATAGGATGGGGGCCGATTCATTCCAGCCCGACAGTGGCGTTATGATTAGCAAGACAAGAAATAGCAATTCCCAGCCATTCCAGTGGACTATCGATGCGAATCCACAAGATATCAAGCTCGTCGACTTTATGCGGCCCAATGGGACAGCCGCTATGATTACAATGGGTGACTATCGCCAACTAGCCGATGCATTATTCCACGCCGGCACTAGATCTGGCAGCAAATACGAGTTTGTGGATGAGGCCAATAGCCTTCACTTCTACATCTTGGACGTCCACAGGGATGAAAGCGGCGTGCTCTCCTATATCGTAGGGGCAAGATCTCTCGCCGACGCTAGCTCAAGCGAATACGGGGTTCGGATGACTTCCGGCGTGCCGCTTGTGCGTGACAAGAGCAGTTCTGTCACCAGGGGTATCTTTTGCGAGTTTGAGCTCACAAACAACGGCACGTATCATGGTTCCCATAAAGGTCATGCTCAAGTTCTATCAGATCATGTTGAGTGGGACATTTTCCGACTGGAAGCTGATATCAAGGGTGCTGGTTGGAAGGCGGTGCTGCCAAAGGCTGTGATTCCGTTGAAATACGGGCAAGCAGCAAAGGCTTACGTAGCGGTGGTCGCGGATGTTGATGCGAAGGATGCTGTTGGTGTTGTCAAGTTGACGGCTACGTCGGAGTCGGACCCAGACGTGGTGGCCACGTCGTTTTGCAAAGTTGACAAGCATCGTGTAGGAGAGCGGCtcgtattaaattaa